In the genome of Heyndrickxia acidicola, the window AAAGGCTTGAGCAGCTGGTAAAAGAAATGCCCTCTTTTGTGGCAGCTTACGTAGATGCCAAACAGGAAATCCGCTCCCCTTTGACTCTATTTAACTATGTAAGAGATTACCAGGATTTTTTTCACTGGCTCATGGCAGAGGGAATCACCGAATCCTCCCATATGAAGAATATTGCACCTGACACTCTTGAAAATTTGACCCTGGAAGAAGCCAGGGGCTATTTTAAGTTTATTGGAAGAAAGAAATATAAGGTGTCAACGAAGGCTGATGAAACCAAAAAAGTAGACCCCAAAACGGTTAATCGCCATAAGTCCTCCCTTCGTTCTCTCTTTAAATATTTAACCGTTGAAGCAGAGCTAGACAATAAAGAACCTTATTTCCACCGTAACGTGATGCAGAAAATTGAGGTGACGAAGGTATCTGAGACGTTGAATGAAAGAGCCAGAAAACTGACAGATAAAATTTTTACCCATGACAGGGACCTGGACTTTTTAGATTATATTAAAGGAGACTATGTCCACTCCCTCTCTTCTTCTGAAAAAACCTACTTTGAGCGGGACAAGGAACGAAACATTAGCATTCTCTCTTTATTTC includes:
- the xerS gene encoding tyrosine recombinase XerS — its product is MAISKQHEYYEKRLEQLVKEMPSFVAAYVDAKQEIRSPLTLFNYVRDYQDFFHWLMAEGITESSHMKNIAPDTLENLTLEEARGYFKFIGRKKYKVSTKADETKKVDPKTVNRHKSSLRSLFKYLTVEAELDNKEPYFHRNVMQKIEVTKVSETLNERARKLTDKIFTHDRDLDFLDYIKGDYVHSLSSSEKTYFERDKERNISILSLFLGTGIRVNELSNLRIKDIDFSSREISVIRKGNKKDIVSATPSSLLDLEHYLTVRQQKYNASDDENEFVYVKLFKNKVQPLTNRAIENIVYKFTKSFDKRMSPHKLRHTYATNLAEQTNGDIPLIMSQLGHTSSDISLLYINTSREKARKAAELLDKRRNDKKS